The genomic interval CGGCATCCAACGGCCATGCCCCCGACGCCGTGGCCAGATCGAGGCCGAAGATGGTCAGCTTGCCGTGCTTCGTCGAGATATAGCTCGCATACCGCGCCTCGAAACTGCCGTCCGCCGGCGAGGGCGTTCGCATGATCAAGGTATCGATCTTCGACGACAGTTCCTCGATCCGGCGACTCTGCTCGACGAGGGTGCGGGGCACAAAAGTCGATCTCGTCGTGAAGAAATGGAGGATGTGCAGGCAGGCGGTGTCCACCACCTGCGCATGCAATAGCACCGCATCACTCGAAAGTCCGATCGTGGCAGCCTGATTGCTCGACCGGAGGCTCCGTGACAACTCCAGATGGCCGAGCTGAACGGCCTGGACGTCGTCCATGTCGATGTGCTCCAGAAAACACAGCGAGTGGGTGACGGCGTTCACCACGGCACGTTGCTCGAAGCGGGGAAGTCGTTCCGAGACACCGGTCGACAGCGCCGCGCGCTCGACCAACTCTTCCGAGATCTTGCGGAGTTCGACATCTGTGAGAGTCCGCTTCTCTCCACGGAACGACACCAGGCCGGAGATGCGGACAGGTCTGTCGACCAACCCCGCGCCGGGCCCGTCCGCACGAAACAGCTTCTTCACCAGCGGGCCGACGACGCTCGACGCGAGACGGGCCCCAACACTTACGGCTTCCATGGCGGCATCAGCCTAGAACTCCCCTGGGGCGCAAGGCAGTTCAACCGATCACAATGCCCTGAATGATCACCAAGATGACCAGAGGGCGCCAAACTGTGCCCTCACTCTGACAGAGCGTCGAGCAGAGCGACCGCCGAATGCGCTACGGCACGGAATCGGCAAACCTGGAGAACAGGTCGAGGCACGGGAAGACTGCGTATGCCGGACTGCCTCAGACCCGAGACAGCGCTCGGGTCCGGCGTCGGACGAACAGAGCTACTACGTCGACAGGACGAGCAGAACCTGCGGCGGCCAGGGGCCAAGGCCCCGACCCGGACGCCGCCTTCGAGAGCACAGGTTCACAGCTGGTCGTTGCCGGTCATCGCCGGCAAGTACCGACGACCGGTGGCTCCGCTGCCGAGGAGGATCGGCCGCGTAACGCGGTCCCGACCTCTGCCCTGATGACCACCGACAGGCAGAGCGATGCTCTGGCCGGCCCCTTCACGGAAACCCTTCCGCCTGGCAGAAGCCGCCTTGCCGACCCGCCGTCCGCATCAGGACGCTGGGTCCAACCACGGCTCGCGGGGCGCCGAAGCCCCGCCGACAGGGACGGGACCGCCAATGCCGCACACCACCGCCTTCGCCCGCAACCAGTGGTACGTCGCCGCCTACAGCCACGAGGTCGGCCGCGACCTGCTCGGCCGGACGATCCTCGGCGAACCCCTCGTCTTCTACCGCACCGAGGACGACGGCACCGCCGTAGCGCTCCACGACCGGTGTGTGCACCGGCGGTTCCCGCTCTCCGAGAGCCGCCTCGACGGGGACCGGATCGTGTGCGGGTACCACGGCTTCACCTACGACACGACGGGCACCTGTGTGTACGTGCCGGGGCAGAAACGCATCCCCCGCACCGCCCGCGTCGCCTCCTACCCGGTGGTCGAGCAGGACGCGCTGGTCTGGGTGTGGATCGGCGACCCGGCGCTCGCGGACCCGCAGGTCATCCCCCGCGCCCCGCACCTCGCCTCCCCCGACTGGGTCACCGTCAGCGGCATGGAACCGATCGACGCCGACTACGGCCTCCTCGTCGACAACCTCCTCGACCTGTCCCACGAGACGTATCTGCACGGCGGTTACATCGGCTCCCCCGAGGTCGCCGAGACACCGATCACCACGGAGGTCGACGAGGGCGCCGGCGTCGTACGGGTGAGCCGGCACATGGGCGACGCCGAGTGCCCGCCGTTCTACGCCAGGTCCACCGGGATACAAGGGCGGATCACCCGCTGGCAGGACATCGAGTACCACGCACCCTGCCTCTACCTCCTGCACAGCCGGATCGCCCCGGTCGGCGTCCTGCCCGAGGAGGACGGCAGCGACCCGAACGGTTTCCACACCGAGATCACCTACGCCATCACCCCCTCGTCGGACGGCAAGGTGTACGACTTCTGGGCGGTCTCGCGCGACTGGGCCACCGACGACGCCGAGGTCACCGAGTTCCTGCGCGGCAACAACCACACCGTCGTCATGCAGGACGTCGACGCGCTCAACCTCCTTCAGAAGACGCTGGGTTCGGAGCGCGGTGGCTACCAGGAGCTGAGCATCAACATCGACACCGGCGGTCTCGCCGCCCGCCGTATCCTCGCCCGGCTGGTCGAGGAGGGCGCCAAGCCCGTGGAGAAGGTCCAGTGACCGCTCCGACCGGCGAGGTCTACCGCATCGACTGGCTGCCGGGCACCGACATCCTGCACGGCACCTGCCACTGCGGCCGAGAGCACACGTCGCAGGACCCGATCGAGATGTGGGAGTGGATGCTCGCCCACCCCCGCGGCCACGCCGTCGACGATGCGCAGGGAGCCGACGCATGACCATCTACGAGGCCGAACTCGTCGTAGAAAAGCGTGAGTTCGCAGCCGACGGCGTACTCGCCCTCGCCCTGCGCCACCCGCTCGGCGAGCAACTCCCCACCTGGGAACCGGGCGCCCACATCGACGTCCTCCTCGGCCCCGACCTTGAGCGTCAGTACTCGCTGTGCGGCGACCCGGCCGACCGTACGACATGGCGGATCGCGGTGCTGCGGGAGCCGGACGGGCGGGGCGGATCGGCTTACGTGCACGGGCAGTTGGGGCACGGCGACAAGGTGCGGGTACGCGGCCCGCGCAACCACTTCCGGCTGGAACCCGCCGCCCGCTACCGCTTCGTCGCGGGCGGTATCGGCATCACGCCCCTCCTCCCGATGCTGGCCGCGGCCGAGGCGGCGGGCGCGGAGTGGAGCCTGCTCTACGGCGGTCGCACCCGTAACTCCCTTGCGTTCACGGAGGAGTTGGGCCGCTACGGCGACCGCGTCACCGTCGCTCCGCAGGACGAGGTCGGGCTGCTCGACCTGCCGTCGGTCCTGGACGACGTTCCGGACGGCACCCTCGTCTACTGCTGCGGTCCCGGGCCGCTGCTCGACGCGGTCGAGGCACGGTGTCCCGGTGGCATCCTGCACGTCGAGCGGTTCCAGCCCAAGGCTCAAGTCGTGGGCGCCGACAGCGAGTTCGAGGTCGTGCTGGAGCAGAGCGGGAAGACGGTCACCGTTCCGGTGGGCGTGTCCGTGCTCGACACCGTGCGCGCCGCCGGGGTCGAGGTGCTGTTCTCCTGCACCGAGGGCACCTGCGGAACCTGCGAGACCGATGTCCTCGAAGGCACCCCGGACCACCGCGACTCGGTGCTGAGCGAAGAGGAACGGGCGGTCGGCGAGACGATGCTCATCTGCGTCTCGCGCTGCCTGGGAAAGCGGCTCGTCCTGGATCTGTGACGGCGTCGGACGACACAGCGAAAGCGCACTTCACGACACAGCGAAAGCGCACTTCACGACACGGCAAGAGCGCACTTCGGTAACTGTCAACAATATTGTGAGCACTAGGCATTGACCTGGCCGCGACGGGGCCCTACGTTCCCGCTCAACACCCATTGAGCACCACTGTGCGATCTGCGCACAGCCTGTCGGAACACCGTCGTCTGCACAGGAGTTGCCATGCGTCGTCTGCTCGTCGGCCTCGCGGCCGGATCCATGCTGGTCGCCGCGTCGGCCTGCGGTTCGTCCGGCAACGGAGCGTCGGACAACACCGGTTCGTCCACCGGCACCACCACGGTCAAGGTCGGAGTCATCCCCATCGTCGATGTCGCCCCGCTCTACCTCGGCCAGAAAGAGGGCTTCTTCAGCAAGCACGGCCTGAAACTGTCGATGACGCTCGCGCAGGGCGGCGCGGCCATCGTGCCGGGTGTGGTCAGCGGCCAGTTCCAGTTCGGCTTCTCCAACATGACCTCCCTGATGCTCGCCGAGTCCAACAACGTGCCCGTGAAGGCCATCGCCAACGGTGTCGCCTCAACGGGCGTGTCCGGCAAGGACTTTGGCGCCCTCGTCGTCAAGAAGGGCAGCACCCTCAAGTCGGCGAAGGAGCTGGAGGGCAAGAAGGTCGCGGTCAACACCCTGAAGAACATCAACGAGACGGCCGTACGCGAATCCGTCCGCAAGGCCGGCGGCGATCCGGACAAGGTCAAGTTCGTGGAGCTGGCCTTCGACCAGATGCCGGCCGCCCTCGACAAGGGCCAGATCGACGCCGCGATGGCCGTCGAACCCGCGCTCACCACCATGCTGAACCAGGGCGCCCAGCAGATCGCCTGGCCGCTGGTCGACGTGGCGCCGAACCTCACCGTCGCCATGTACTTCACGTCGACGGCGTACGCGACCAAGAACCCTGCCGTGGTGAAGAAGTTCCAGGAGGCCACCGCCGAGTCCCTGGCCTACGCCGACGCCCACCCGGACGAGGTCCGGCAGATCGTCGCCACCTACACCAAGGTCCCGGCGAGCGTGCTGGCGAAGGTGATCCTGCCCAAGTGGCCCGCCGATCCGAACCGTTCGTCGATCGAGACGCTGGAGAAGCTGAGCGTGACGGACGGTCTCTTCAAGACGGCCCCCGACCTGGACAAGCTGCTTCCGTGAAGGGACTGAACACCGCACTCGGTGCGGCCGGACTCGCGGCCTTCCTCGCGCTCGGCGAGGTCGTGCCGCGCGTCGGCATCGTCAAGGAGGCCTACTTCCCGCCGACCAGCCGCATCGCGTCCGCGTTCTGGGACGAACTCCAGGACGGCGCCTTCTGGTCGGCACTCGGCGACACCCTCACCGGCTGGGCCCTGGGCCTGGCGATCGCCGTCGGCGCGGGCATCGTCGTCGGCGTCCTGCTCTCCGTAGTCCCCCACCTCCGTGAGGCAACCGCCTCGACGATCGAGTTCCTCCGCCCGATCCCGTCGGTCGCCCTCATCCCCCTCGCGGTGCTGTTGTACGGCACCGAACTCCGCTCAGTGCTATTGCTCGTCGTCTACGCCTCCTTCTGGCAGATCCTGATCCAGGTCCTCTACGGCGTCCAGGACGTCGACCCGGTCGCCGAGGAGACGGCGCGGTCGTACGGTCTCGGCACCTGGGCCCGGGTGCGGCACGTGCTGTGGCCGAGCGCGCTGCCGTACGTCATGACCGGCGTGCGGCTGGCGGCGGCGGTCGCGCTGATCCTCACGATCACCGCCGAACTGGTCATCGGGGCACCGGGGTTGGGCGCGACCATCGCGGTCGCCCAGACCTCGCAGGCCGTACCGGAGATGTACGCGCTGATCGTGGTGACCGGTCTGCTGGGGCTGCTCATCAATGTGGGCGCGCGTACGGTGGAACGGCGGGCGCTGGCCTGGCACCAGTCGGTGCGCGGGGAGGTGGCGGTGTGAGGCGGATGCTGCTCCGGCTGCTGTTCGCGGTCGCGCTGCCGGCCGTGCTGATCGCCCTGTGGTGGCTGGCGTCGGACGGCAGCACCAACGTGTACTGGCCACCCCTGCGCACCATCCTGAAGACCTTCCCCGACGTATGGACCGGCGCCCGCCTCAAGACGGACGTGCTGCCCAGCATCCTGCGGCTCGCGGCCGGTTACGCCACGGCGGCCGTCGTCGGCGTCGCGCTCGGCACGGTGATCGGCTCGTACCGGCGGGTGCGCGCGGTGTGCGAACCGGTCCTGGAGTTCCTGCGGGCCGTGCCGCCACCGGTGCTGGTCCCGGTCATCATGCTGTTCGCGGGCATCGGCGACACGATGAAGATCGTGGTCATCGCGAGCGGCTGCGTCTGGCCCGTCCTCCTCAACACCGTCGAGGGCGTCCGCGCGGTCGACCCGGTCATGAAGGAAACCGCCCTCTCCTACGGCGTCACGGGCGTCGCCCGGCTGCGCACGCTGGTGCTGCGTTCGGCGAGCCCGCAGATCTTCGCGGGGCTGCGCCAGGCGCTGTCCATCGGGATCATCCTGATGGTCATCAGCGAGATGTTCGCGGCCACCGACGGGCTGGGCTTCACCATCGTCCAGTTCCAACGCAGCTTCGCCATCCCGGACATGTGGACGGGCATCCTCGTTCTCGGGATGCTGGGGTTCCTGCTCTCCGTCGTCTTCCAGGTGGTCGAGCGGCGGGTGCTCGGCTGGTACCACGGGCTGCGCGCGGCCGCCCGCCGAACCCCGTGAACATCGTGAAAGGGCGGTCCATGCACGCGCAACTCGACGTATCCGGCCTGAAGAAGGTCTACGAGGGTTCCGGCCGCCGGGTCGAGGCGGTACGGGATCTCACCTTCACCGTCGACGCCGGCGAACTCGTCTGCCTCGTCGGCCCGTCGGGCTGCGGCAAGACCACCCTGTTGAAGTGCATGGGCGGGCTCCTCACCCCGACCGCGGGCGAAGTCCTCCTGGGCGGACGGAAGGTGAGCGGTCCGCCGCCGGGGATGGCGTTCGTGTTCCAGGAGTACGGGCGCAGCCTCTTCCCCTGGATGCGGGTCGGCGAGAACGTCGAACTCCCTTTGAAACAGAAGAACTTGTCGAAGGCCCGACGGCGTGAACTGGTCGCGGACGCGCTGGAGTCGGTGGGGCTGACGGAGGCCGCGGGGGCGTATCCGTGGCAGCTGTCCGGCGGTATGCAGCAGCGGGTCGCGATCGCGCGTGCGCTGGCGTACGAGCCCGAAGTCCTGCTGATGGACGAGCCGTTCGCGGCGGTCGACGCGCAGACCCGGGCCGATCTGGAGGATCTCGTACGGGGGTTGTGGCGGGAGCGCGGCATCACGATCCTGTTCGTGACCCACGACATCGACGAGGCCGTGTACTTGGGTGAGCGCGTGGTCGTGCTGTCGGCGTCGCCGACCGTCGTACAGGAGCAGCTGAAGGTCGATCTGCCAGTGGAGCGCGACCAGTTGCACACCCGGGTCGCCCCGCGCTTCGCCGAACTGCGGACCCATGTGTACGAGCAGATCCAGGCGGCGAAGCGCGGGACGCTCCCGGTTCAGGACCGGCTCACGAAGTGAGGTACGCCTCCACTTCGCTCAACTGCCCTGCGGGCCAGCCGGTGTTGGCGGTGATGTTGAGCCGCAGATAGCGCAGGTTCGTGCCGCTCGGCAGGGCCACGGTGACCGTGTTCCCGGACGCCGGGTCGAAGCGGTAGCCGGTGGAGCCGACGACGGTCGAGTAGGCCGAGCCGTCGGTGCTGCCCAGTACGGACAGCGTCTGTGTGCGGGCGCCCCACGCGGAGGACGGCGGCAGCTTCAACATCACTCTGCGTACGGCCTGGTTGGAGCCGAGGTCGACCGTCCAGGCCTGCGGAAAGGCATTGTTGGCGGACTCCCAGTAGGTGTTCGCGTCGCCGTCGACCGCCTTGCCCGGCGTGTAGACGTCCTGCGAGCCGGTCGCGGTGGCGGGGCGGCCCTTGGCGAGGTTGGTGGTCTGGTCCGGGGGCGGGTTGCCCTGGCCGGGCTGGGGCCAGGACGAGCAGTCCGACCAGGTGCTGCTCCAGCCGGCATTGCCGCCGCCGTCGGTGAGGCCGAAGACCCCGGAGCCGGACGGGTAGGGGCAGTTGTAGATGCCGGCCGCGCCGACGCCGGTGGCCTGTACGTTGCTGAACTTGGCCGCGCCCTGTGCCTCGGCCTGGACGACGACCGTGCCGGTGTTCTGCACGGTCGCACCGCTCACGGTGACGTTGCCGGTCGAGTAGCCGTGCCCGCCGCCGGACACGAACTCGAAGGCGCTGTAAGGGCTGTTGGTGATGGTCGTGTTGGTGATGTTGACGGTGGCGTTGACGGCGCTGTCGTAGGAGTCGACGCGCAACGCGCCCATGGGATGGCCCCAGTTGGGGTTGATCGCGCCGGTGCGGACGAGGGTGTTGCCGTCGACCGTGATCGTGCCGGCGAGCGGGGAGAACGGGTCGAGGAACTTCTGGTTGGAGATCGCGATGCCGCTGCCGAGGGCGTTGGTGTCGGAGACCAGGTTGTTCCTGACGGCGATGTTCGTGCCGCCGTAGACCGCGATGCCGTTGGCGAGGTTCGGCTGGGAGATGGTGTTGTTCTCGAAACTGCTGTTGGTGTCGGGGGAGTTGAGCGACCACATGGCGAGGGAGTCGTCGCCTTGGTTGCGGAGGAAGTTGTTGCGGACGATGACGCCGTGGGCGCTGCCGTTGAGGTTGAGGCCGTCGGCGGTGGTGTCGAGGACGCGGTTGTTCTCGACGACGAGGTTGTCGTTGTTGCCCGTCAGCCAGAGGCCGACCTTGAGGTGCTGGATCCACATCCCGGAGACCGAACTCCCCGGTCCCAGCGACCCGTTGACGAAGTTGTCGGGGTTGGAGTCGACGCGTTCGGTGACCTCGCCGATGACG from Streptomyces sp. NBC_01288 carries:
- a CDS encoding aromatic ring-hydroxylating dioxygenase subunit alpha — its product is MPHTTAFARNQWYVAAYSHEVGRDLLGRTILGEPLVFYRTEDDGTAVALHDRCVHRRFPLSESRLDGDRIVCGYHGFTYDTTGTCVYVPGQKRIPRTARVASYPVVEQDALVWVWIGDPALADPQVIPRAPHLASPDWVTVSGMEPIDADYGLLVDNLLDLSHETYLHGGYIGSPEVAETPITTEVDEGAGVVRVSRHMGDAECPPFYARSTGIQGRITRWQDIEYHAPCLYLLHSRIAPVGVLPEEDGSDPNGFHTEITYAITPSSDGKVYDFWAVSRDWATDDAEVTEFLRGNNHTVVMQDVDALNLLQKTLGSERGGYQELSINIDTGGLAARRILARLVEEGAKPVEKVQ
- a CDS encoding ABC transporter permease, with the protein product MRRMLLRLLFAVALPAVLIALWWLASDGSTNVYWPPLRTILKTFPDVWTGARLKTDVLPSILRLAAGYATAAVVGVALGTVIGSYRRVRAVCEPVLEFLRAVPPPVLVPVIMLFAGIGDTMKIVVIASGCVWPVLLNTVEGVRAVDPVMKETALSYGVTGVARLRTLVLRSASPQIFAGLRQALSIGIILMVISEMFAATDGLGFTIVQFQRSFAIPDMWTGILVLGMLGFLLSVVFQVVERRVLGWYHGLRAAARRTP
- a CDS encoding ABC transporter permease, producing the protein MKGLNTALGAAGLAAFLALGEVVPRVGIVKEAYFPPTSRIASAFWDELQDGAFWSALGDTLTGWALGLAIAVGAGIVVGVLLSVVPHLREATASTIEFLRPIPSVALIPLAVLLYGTELRSVLLLVVYASFWQILIQVLYGVQDVDPVAEETARSYGLGTWARVRHVLWPSALPYVMTGVRLAAAVALILTITAELVIGAPGLGATIAVAQTSQAVPEMYALIVVTGLLGLLINVGARTVERRALAWHQSVRGEVAV
- a CDS encoding discoidin domain-containing protein — translated: MHSTTFRSVRRMPIIGTAVALAAGTLVALTPAAAHAASGASLPFASVEAESATTTGTRIGPDYTQGTVASEASGRQAVRLTSGQRVEFTVPRAANAVNVSYNVPDGQSGSLDVYVNGVKISKTLAVTSKYSYVDTSWIAGAKTHHFFDNSRLLLGQNVQQGDKVAFVSTGTQVTVDVADFEQVAGAAAQPAGSVSVVSKGADPSGSGDSTQAFRDAISAAQGGVVWIPPGDYRLTSSLSGVQNVTLQGAGQWYSVVHTSRFIDQSSSSGGVHIKDFAVIGEVTERVDSNPDNFVNGSLGPGSSVSGMWIQHLKVGLWLTGNNDNLVVENNRVLDTTADGLNLNGSAHGVIVRNNFLRNQGDDSLAMWSLNSPDTNSSFENNTISQPNLANGIAVYGGTNIAVRNNLVSDTNALGSGIAISNQKFLDPFSPLAGTITVDGNTLVRTGAINPNWGHPMGALRVDSYDSAVNATVNITNTTITNSPYSAFEFVSGGGHGYSTGNVTVSGATVQNTGTVVVQAEAQGAAKFSNVQATGVGAAGIYNCPYPSGSGVFGLTDGGGNAGWSSTWSDCSSWPQPGQGNPPPDQTTNLAKGRPATATGSQDVYTPGKAVDGDANTYWESANNAFPQAWTVDLGSNQAVRRVMLKLPPSSAWGARTQTLSVLGSTDGSAYSTVVGSTGYRFDPASGNTVTVALPSGTNLRYLRLNITANTGWPAGQLSEVEAYLTS
- a CDS encoding ABC transporter substrate-binding protein codes for the protein MRRLLVGLAAGSMLVAASACGSSGNGASDNTGSSTGTTTVKVGVIPIVDVAPLYLGQKEGFFSKHGLKLSMTLAQGGAAIVPGVVSGQFQFGFSNMTSLMLAESNNVPVKAIANGVASTGVSGKDFGALVVKKGSTLKSAKELEGKKVAVNTLKNINETAVRESVRKAGGDPDKVKFVELAFDQMPAALDKGQIDAAMAVEPALTTMLNQGAQQIAWPLVDVAPNLTVAMYFTSTAYATKNPAVVKKFQEATAESLAYADAHPDEVRQIVATYTKVPASVLAKVILPKWPADPNRSSIETLEKLSVTDGLFKTAPDLDKLLP
- a CDS encoding PDR/VanB family oxidoreductase: MTIYEAELVVEKREFAADGVLALALRHPLGEQLPTWEPGAHIDVLLGPDLERQYSLCGDPADRTTWRIAVLREPDGRGGSAYVHGQLGHGDKVRVRGPRNHFRLEPAARYRFVAGGIGITPLLPMLAAAEAAGAEWSLLYGGRTRNSLAFTEELGRYGDRVTVAPQDEVGLLDLPSVLDDVPDGTLVYCCGPGPLLDAVEARCPGGILHVERFQPKAQVVGADSEFEVVLEQSGKTVTVPVGVSVLDTVRAAGVEVLFSCTEGTCGTCETDVLEGTPDHRDSVLSEEERAVGETMLICVSRCLGKRLVLDL
- a CDS encoding ABC transporter ATP-binding protein, whose amino-acid sequence is MHAQLDVSGLKKVYEGSGRRVEAVRDLTFTVDAGELVCLVGPSGCGKTTLLKCMGGLLTPTAGEVLLGGRKVSGPPPGMAFVFQEYGRSLFPWMRVGENVELPLKQKNLSKARRRELVADALESVGLTEAAGAYPWQLSGGMQQRVAIARALAYEPEVLLMDEPFAAVDAQTRADLEDLVRGLWRERGITILFVTHDIDEAVYLGERVVVLSASPTVVQEQLKVDLPVERDQLHTRVAPRFAELRTHVYEQIQAAKRGTLPVQDRLTK